The Coregonus clupeaformis isolate EN_2021a chromosome 20, ASM2061545v1, whole genome shotgun sequence genome contains a region encoding:
- the LOC121533400 gene encoding tyrosine-protein kinase ABL2 isoform X2, whose protein sequence is MGQQVGRVGEGASTGLQPPSPQQQQQHPGKGNRGSAGRRPREVSNVSTGTPPGRVAAVNVPDPAINIFTQHSEALHRPFGLDSAALTEAVRWSSKENLLGAAESDPNLFVALYDFVASGDNTLSITKGEKLRVLGYNQNGEWSEVRSKNGQGWVPSNYITPVNSLEKHSWYHGPVSRSAAEYLLSSLINGSFLVRESESSPGQLSISLRYEGRVYHYRINTASDGKVYVTAESRFSTLAELVHHHSTVADGLVTTLHYPAPKCNKPTVYGVSPIHDKWEMERTDITMKHKLGGGQYGEVYVGVWKKYNLTVAVKTLKEDTMEVEEFLKEAAVMKEVKHPNLVQLLGVCTLEPPFYIVTEYMPHGNLLDYLRECDREEVNAVVLLYMATQISSAMEYLEKKNFIHRDLAARNCLVGENSVVKVADFGLSRLMTGDTYTAHAGAKFPIKWTAPESLAYNTFSIKSDVWAFGVLLWEIATYGMSPYPGIDLSQVYDLLEKGYRMEQPEGCPPKVHELMRACWQWSPLDRPSFAETHQAFETMFHDSSISEEVAEELCKTASSGHGPSPHPFSHDMPLLPSKSRTLKKHTENKENIEGGLDGRQETHTGSTHSPSGLAATLLAGDGRSGSSPALPRKQRDKSPSSLLEDSQETTFTRDRKAGFFSSFMKKKSSSNSPSSQLQQSLPTPPKRSSSFREMETQPHKKYEPTTGLSAPPPPLPQADGLGFSPSHGEGNHIQSRCCGATFGQKASANHTSGAPPSQVGSSSSWAGLAGFFTPRLIKKTLGLRTGKSTGTEEGGGGTKPFPRSNSTSSMSAGLPDLERMALTLPRNRSKPPLERTASTTSQPENGAAHTSETLLRKMDEGTAQIRDRPKAKLLPRGVGGNSGVVRAPGVGSEADSYCHSGTLRGREGQEAGGQDRQGWSSPSKTVGSGLSAAPHNHKVPVLISPTLKHCPADVHLVGMDSQGNRFKLLSEHQADKDRPRLIKPKCAPPPPPTLRLLGHSYSGDGEEQVGGAVEVNGDGVKRPGRVREVGTGRPSVPPPQVPPPSSASSSSANNTTPTKMANGATSTGSSTAPSGGSKLLRRTRQQAERVQPEKISKEALLECAECLRGALHSSPEPSSSSQVLDAAHQLLDYCSGYVDCIPQMRNKFAFREAVGKLELSLQELRASSSSGSGGAFSGPGPSPALDNLHTCIKEICDVVQR, encoded by the exons ATGGGACAACAGGTAGGCCGCGTCGGTGAGGGGGCTTCGACAGGGCTCCAACCGCCATCGccacaacaacagcagcaacacCCGGGGAAGGGGAACAGGGGAAGCGCCGGGAGGAGACCACGGGAAGTCAGTAACGTTAGCACTGGAACGCCGCCAGGCAGGGTTGCTGCGGTTAACGTGCCGGACCCAGCAATTAATATATTCACCCAGCATTCAG aggCCCTCCACCGGCCCTTCGGCCTGGACTCGGCAGCGTTGACGGAAGCGGTGCGCTGGAGCTCCAAGGAGAACCTGCTGGGTGCTGCCGAGAGCGATCCTAACCTCTTTGTTGCACTTTATGACTTTGTTGCCAGTGGCGACAACACGCTGAGCATTACGAAAG GTGAGAAGCTGAGGGTGCTCGGCTACAATCAGAATGGGGAGTGGAGCGAGGTACGTTCGAAGAACGGCCAGGGCTGGGTACCAAGCAACTACATCACGCCCGTCAATAGCCTGGAGAAGCACAGCTGGTACCACGGGCCTGTTTCGCGCAGCGCCGCAGAGTACCTACTCAGCAGCCTCATCAACGGCAGCTTCCTGGTCCGGGAGAGCGAGAGCAGCCCAGGACAGCTGTCCATCTCCCTGCGCTACGAGGGACGCGTCTACCACTACCGCATCAACACCGCCTCAGATGGCAAG GTGTACGTCACAGCAGAGAGCCGCTTCAGCACCCTGGCCGAACTGGTCCACCACCACTCCACAGTGGCCGATGGCCTGGTCACCACGCTCCACTACCCGGCGCCCAAGTGCAACAAGCCCACCGTCTACGGCGTGTCGCCCATCCACGACAAGTGGGAGATGGAGCGCACCGACATCACCATGAAGCACAAGCTGGGCGGGGGGCAGTACGGAGAGGTGTACGTGGGAGTCTGGAAGAAATACAACCTCACCGTCGCAGTCAAAACACTCAAG GAGGACACTATGGAGGTGGAGGAGTTCCTGAAAGAGGCAGCAGTCATGAAGGAGGTGAAACATCCCAACCTGGTGCAGCTGCTAG GTGTGTGTACGTTGGAGCCTCCCTTCTACATCGTGACAGAGTACATGCCCCACGGCAACCTGCTGGACTACCTGAGGGAGTGTGACCGGGAGGAGGTGAACGCTGTGGTGCTGCTCTACATGGCCACGCAGATCTCCTCCGCCATGGAGTACCTGGAGAAGAAGAACTTCATCCACCGGGACCTGGCGGCCAGGAACTGTCTGGTGGGGGAGAACAGCGTGGTGAAGGTGGCAGACTTTGGGCTGAGCAGGCTGATGACGGGAGACACGTACACGGCCCACGCCGGAGCCAAGTTCCCCATCAAGTGGACCGCACCCGAGAGCCTGGCCTACAACACCTTCTCTATCAAATCTGATGTGTGGG CTTTCGGTGTGCTGCTGTGGGAGATAGCGACGTACGGTATGTCTCCTTACCCAGGTATCGACCTGTCTCAGGTATACGACCTGCTGGAGAAGGGCTACCGCATGGAGCAGCCAGAGGGGTGTCCACCCAAGGTCCACGAGCTGATGAGAGCCT GCTGGCAATGGAGCCCGTTGGACCGACCCTCGTTTGCCGAGACCCACCAGGCCTTTGAGACAATGTTCCACGATTCTAGCATCTCCGAAG aggtAGCAGAGGAGCTGTGTAAGACTGCATCCTCTGGCCACGGCCCATCACCACACCCCTTCAGCCACGACATGCCCCTGCTGCCCTCCAAGTCGCGCACGCTCAAGAAGCATACGGAGAACAAGGAGAACATCGAGGGGGGTCTGGATGGCAGgcaggagacacacacaggcagcacGCACAGCCCCTCAG GTCTGGCAGCCACTCTGCTGGCAGGGGATGGCCGGTCAGGCAGCTCTCCTGCTCTGCCTCGGAAACAGAGGGACAAATCCCCCAGCAGCCTCTTGGAGGACTCCCAGGAGACCACGTTCACTCGGGACCGCAAGGCTGGCTTCTTCAGTTCCTTCATGAAGAAGAAGTCTTCCTCCAACTCTCCCTCCTCCCAGCTGCAGCAGAGCCTGCCTACGCCGCCCAAGAGGAGCAGCTCGTTCAGGGAGATGGAGACGCAGCCGCACAAGAAGTATGAGCCCACGACTGGCTTGAgcgcccctcctccccccctgccTCAGGCAGACGGCCTGGGCTTTTCACCGTCCCACGGAGAGGGGAATCACATCCAGTCACGCTGCTGTGGAGCCACTTTTGGACAAAAGGCCTCTGCCAACCACACCTCTGGGGCCCCGCCCTCACAGGTGGGCAGTAGCAGCAGCTGGGCAGGCCTGGCAGGCTTCTTCACCCCCCGCCTCATCAAAAAGACTTTAGGGCTACGGACCGGCAAGTCCACTGGGAccgaagaggggggtggggggaccAAGCCCTTCCCCAGGTCCAACTCCACCTCCTCCATGTCTGCAGGGCTGCCTGACCTGGAGAGGATGGCTCTGACTTTACCCAGGAACCGCAGTAAGCCTCCTCTAGAGCGCACTGCCTCCACCACCTCACAGCCTGAGAACGGGGCAGCACACACCTCTGAGACCCTGCTCCGTAAGATGGATGAGGGCACAGCTCAGATCAGGGACCGGCCAAAAGCCAAGCTGCTTCCCAGAGGGGTGGGAGGGAACTCTGGGGTGGTGAGGGCACCTGGGGTTGGGAGTGAGGCCGATTCATATTGTCACTCCGGGACCCTACGGGGTAGGGAGGGTCAGGAGGCAGGAGGACAGGACCGTCAGGGATGGTCGTCCCCCTCCAAAACAGTGGGATCAGGCCTATCAGCGGCTCCACACAACCACAAGGTTCCAGTGTTGATCTCGCCCACACTCAAGCATTGCCCGGCCGATGTGCACCTGGTGGGGATGGACTCTCAGGGGAACCGCTTCAAACTACTATCAGAGCACCAGGCGGACAAGGACCGGCCACGGCTGATCAAGCCTAAATGtgccccacctccccctcccactCTGCGCCTCCTTGGACACTCCTACAGTGGGGATGGAGAGGAGCAGGTCGGGGGGGCTGTGGAGGTCAATGGTGATGGGGTGAAAAGGCCGGGACGAGTAAGGGAAGTGGGAACAGGGAGACCATCAGTGCCGCCACCACAAGTGCCTCCACCTTcttcagcctcctcttcctctgccaACAACACTACCCCCACTAAGATGGCCAACGGTGCCACCAGCACTGGCTCTTCCACTGCCCCCTCTGGTGGATCTAAGCTTCTGCGTCGGACTCGGCAGCAGGCAGAGAGGGTACAACCAGAGAAGATCAGTAAGGAGGCTCTGCTGGAGTGTGCCGAGTGCCTGAGAGGTGCCCTCCACAGCAGCCCCGAGCCCTCCTCCAGCAGCCAGGTCCTAGACGCTGCCCACCAGCTGCTAGACTACTGCTCAGGCTACGTGGACTGCATCCCACAGATGCGGAACAAGTTTGCCTTCCGGGAGGCCGTGGGCAAGTTAGAGCTCAGTTTGCAGGAGCTGCGGGCATCGTCCTCCTCTGGAAGCGGAGGAGCATTCAGTGGCCCAGGGCCTAGCCCTGCTCTGGACAACTTGCACACCTGCATCAAGGAAATTTGTGATGTGGTTCAGAGGTAG
- the LOC121533400 gene encoding tyrosine-protein kinase ABL2 isoform X1, producing the protein MGQQVGRVGEGASTGLQPPSPQQQQQHPGKGNRGSAGRRPREVSNVSTGTPPGRVAAVNVPDPAINIFTQHSGLLLRVPLDPVRLILSSHLGWTVMQQALHRPFGLDSAALTEAVRWSSKENLLGAAESDPNLFVALYDFVASGDNTLSITKGEKLRVLGYNQNGEWSEVRSKNGQGWVPSNYITPVNSLEKHSWYHGPVSRSAAEYLLSSLINGSFLVRESESSPGQLSISLRYEGRVYHYRINTASDGKVYVTAESRFSTLAELVHHHSTVADGLVTTLHYPAPKCNKPTVYGVSPIHDKWEMERTDITMKHKLGGGQYGEVYVGVWKKYNLTVAVKTLKEDTMEVEEFLKEAAVMKEVKHPNLVQLLGVCTLEPPFYIVTEYMPHGNLLDYLRECDREEVNAVVLLYMATQISSAMEYLEKKNFIHRDLAARNCLVGENSVVKVADFGLSRLMTGDTYTAHAGAKFPIKWTAPESLAYNTFSIKSDVWAFGVLLWEIATYGMSPYPGIDLSQVYDLLEKGYRMEQPEGCPPKVHELMRACWQWSPLDRPSFAETHQAFETMFHDSSISEEVAEELCKTASSGHGPSPHPFSHDMPLLPSKSRTLKKHTENKENIEGGLDGRQETHTGSTHSPSGLAATLLAGDGRSGSSPALPRKQRDKSPSSLLEDSQETTFTRDRKAGFFSSFMKKKSSSNSPSSQLQQSLPTPPKRSSSFREMETQPHKKYEPTTGLSAPPPPLPQADGLGFSPSHGEGNHIQSRCCGATFGQKASANHTSGAPPSQVGSSSSWAGLAGFFTPRLIKKTLGLRTGKSTGTEEGGGGTKPFPRSNSTSSMSAGLPDLERMALTLPRNRSKPPLERTASTTSQPENGAAHTSETLLRKMDEGTAQIRDRPKAKLLPRGVGGNSGVVRAPGVGSEADSYCHSGTLRGREGQEAGGQDRQGWSSPSKTVGSGLSAAPHNHKVPVLISPTLKHCPADVHLVGMDSQGNRFKLLSEHQADKDRPRLIKPKCAPPPPPTLRLLGHSYSGDGEEQVGGAVEVNGDGVKRPGRVREVGTGRPSVPPPQVPPPSSASSSSANNTTPTKMANGATSTGSSTAPSGGSKLLRRTRQQAERVQPEKISKEALLECAECLRGALHSSPEPSSSSQVLDAAHQLLDYCSGYVDCIPQMRNKFAFREAVGKLELSLQELRASSSSGSGGAFSGPGPSPALDNLHTCIKEICDVVQR; encoded by the exons ATGGGACAACAGGTAGGCCGCGTCGGTGAGGGGGCTTCGACAGGGCTCCAACCGCCATCGccacaacaacagcagcaacacCCGGGGAAGGGGAACAGGGGAAGCGCCGGGAGGAGACCACGGGAAGTCAGTAACGTTAGCACTGGAACGCCGCCAGGCAGGGTTGCTGCGGTTAACGTGCCGGACCCAGCAATTAATATATTCACCCAGCATTCAG GACTTTTGCTCCGAGTCCCGCTTGATCCTGTCAGGCTGATCCTATCATCTCACCTTGGCTGGACTGTGATGCAAC aggCCCTCCACCGGCCCTTCGGCCTGGACTCGGCAGCGTTGACGGAAGCGGTGCGCTGGAGCTCCAAGGAGAACCTGCTGGGTGCTGCCGAGAGCGATCCTAACCTCTTTGTTGCACTTTATGACTTTGTTGCCAGTGGCGACAACACGCTGAGCATTACGAAAG GTGAGAAGCTGAGGGTGCTCGGCTACAATCAGAATGGGGAGTGGAGCGAGGTACGTTCGAAGAACGGCCAGGGCTGGGTACCAAGCAACTACATCACGCCCGTCAATAGCCTGGAGAAGCACAGCTGGTACCACGGGCCTGTTTCGCGCAGCGCCGCAGAGTACCTACTCAGCAGCCTCATCAACGGCAGCTTCCTGGTCCGGGAGAGCGAGAGCAGCCCAGGACAGCTGTCCATCTCCCTGCGCTACGAGGGACGCGTCTACCACTACCGCATCAACACCGCCTCAGATGGCAAG GTGTACGTCACAGCAGAGAGCCGCTTCAGCACCCTGGCCGAACTGGTCCACCACCACTCCACAGTGGCCGATGGCCTGGTCACCACGCTCCACTACCCGGCGCCCAAGTGCAACAAGCCCACCGTCTACGGCGTGTCGCCCATCCACGACAAGTGGGAGATGGAGCGCACCGACATCACCATGAAGCACAAGCTGGGCGGGGGGCAGTACGGAGAGGTGTACGTGGGAGTCTGGAAGAAATACAACCTCACCGTCGCAGTCAAAACACTCAAG GAGGACACTATGGAGGTGGAGGAGTTCCTGAAAGAGGCAGCAGTCATGAAGGAGGTGAAACATCCCAACCTGGTGCAGCTGCTAG GTGTGTGTACGTTGGAGCCTCCCTTCTACATCGTGACAGAGTACATGCCCCACGGCAACCTGCTGGACTACCTGAGGGAGTGTGACCGGGAGGAGGTGAACGCTGTGGTGCTGCTCTACATGGCCACGCAGATCTCCTCCGCCATGGAGTACCTGGAGAAGAAGAACTTCATCCACCGGGACCTGGCGGCCAGGAACTGTCTGGTGGGGGAGAACAGCGTGGTGAAGGTGGCAGACTTTGGGCTGAGCAGGCTGATGACGGGAGACACGTACACGGCCCACGCCGGAGCCAAGTTCCCCATCAAGTGGACCGCACCCGAGAGCCTGGCCTACAACACCTTCTCTATCAAATCTGATGTGTGGG CTTTCGGTGTGCTGCTGTGGGAGATAGCGACGTACGGTATGTCTCCTTACCCAGGTATCGACCTGTCTCAGGTATACGACCTGCTGGAGAAGGGCTACCGCATGGAGCAGCCAGAGGGGTGTCCACCCAAGGTCCACGAGCTGATGAGAGCCT GCTGGCAATGGAGCCCGTTGGACCGACCCTCGTTTGCCGAGACCCACCAGGCCTTTGAGACAATGTTCCACGATTCTAGCATCTCCGAAG aggtAGCAGAGGAGCTGTGTAAGACTGCATCCTCTGGCCACGGCCCATCACCACACCCCTTCAGCCACGACATGCCCCTGCTGCCCTCCAAGTCGCGCACGCTCAAGAAGCATACGGAGAACAAGGAGAACATCGAGGGGGGTCTGGATGGCAGgcaggagacacacacaggcagcacGCACAGCCCCTCAG GTCTGGCAGCCACTCTGCTGGCAGGGGATGGCCGGTCAGGCAGCTCTCCTGCTCTGCCTCGGAAACAGAGGGACAAATCCCCCAGCAGCCTCTTGGAGGACTCCCAGGAGACCACGTTCACTCGGGACCGCAAGGCTGGCTTCTTCAGTTCCTTCATGAAGAAGAAGTCTTCCTCCAACTCTCCCTCCTCCCAGCTGCAGCAGAGCCTGCCTACGCCGCCCAAGAGGAGCAGCTCGTTCAGGGAGATGGAGACGCAGCCGCACAAGAAGTATGAGCCCACGACTGGCTTGAgcgcccctcctccccccctgccTCAGGCAGACGGCCTGGGCTTTTCACCGTCCCACGGAGAGGGGAATCACATCCAGTCACGCTGCTGTGGAGCCACTTTTGGACAAAAGGCCTCTGCCAACCACACCTCTGGGGCCCCGCCCTCACAGGTGGGCAGTAGCAGCAGCTGGGCAGGCCTGGCAGGCTTCTTCACCCCCCGCCTCATCAAAAAGACTTTAGGGCTACGGACCGGCAAGTCCACTGGGAccgaagaggggggtggggggaccAAGCCCTTCCCCAGGTCCAACTCCACCTCCTCCATGTCTGCAGGGCTGCCTGACCTGGAGAGGATGGCTCTGACTTTACCCAGGAACCGCAGTAAGCCTCCTCTAGAGCGCACTGCCTCCACCACCTCACAGCCTGAGAACGGGGCAGCACACACCTCTGAGACCCTGCTCCGTAAGATGGATGAGGGCACAGCTCAGATCAGGGACCGGCCAAAAGCCAAGCTGCTTCCCAGAGGGGTGGGAGGGAACTCTGGGGTGGTGAGGGCACCTGGGGTTGGGAGTGAGGCCGATTCATATTGTCACTCCGGGACCCTACGGGGTAGGGAGGGTCAGGAGGCAGGAGGACAGGACCGTCAGGGATGGTCGTCCCCCTCCAAAACAGTGGGATCAGGCCTATCAGCGGCTCCACACAACCACAAGGTTCCAGTGTTGATCTCGCCCACACTCAAGCATTGCCCGGCCGATGTGCACCTGGTGGGGATGGACTCTCAGGGGAACCGCTTCAAACTACTATCAGAGCACCAGGCGGACAAGGACCGGCCACGGCTGATCAAGCCTAAATGtgccccacctccccctcccactCTGCGCCTCCTTGGACACTCCTACAGTGGGGATGGAGAGGAGCAGGTCGGGGGGGCTGTGGAGGTCAATGGTGATGGGGTGAAAAGGCCGGGACGAGTAAGGGAAGTGGGAACAGGGAGACCATCAGTGCCGCCACCACAAGTGCCTCCACCTTcttcagcctcctcttcctctgccaACAACACTACCCCCACTAAGATGGCCAACGGTGCCACCAGCACTGGCTCTTCCACTGCCCCCTCTGGTGGATCTAAGCTTCTGCGTCGGACTCGGCAGCAGGCAGAGAGGGTACAACCAGAGAAGATCAGTAAGGAGGCTCTGCTGGAGTGTGCCGAGTGCCTGAGAGGTGCCCTCCACAGCAGCCCCGAGCCCTCCTCCAGCAGCCAGGTCCTAGACGCTGCCCACCAGCTGCTAGACTACTGCTCAGGCTACGTGGACTGCATCCCACAGATGCGGAACAAGTTTGCCTTCCGGGAGGCCGTGGGCAAGTTAGAGCTCAGTTTGCAGGAGCTGCGGGCATCGTCCTCCTCTGGAAGCGGAGGAGCATTCAGTGGCCCAGGGCCTAGCCCTGCTCTGGACAACTTGCACACCTGCATCAAGGAAATTTGTGATGTGGTTCAGAGGTAG